In a single window of the Halobacteriovoraceae bacterium genome:
- the msrA gene encoding peptide-methionine (S)-S-oxide reductase MsrA, whose translation MKGKLSVIKKLICIFIIFQSQLFAEKKTAIFAGGCFWCMEADFEKLNGVTDVSSGFSGGIEANPTYRGNHEGHYEVVRVTYDSKKLNYKELLDYYWIHIDPFDSEGQFCDKGPTYKTAIFVSNSEERKIAQESKKGIENRFPGQSIATAILDTTDFFPMKGNEEYHQDYYKKNPVRYKLYRWNCGRDQRLNQIWNH comes from the coding sequence ATGAAAGGAAAATTATCTGTCATAAAAAAATTGATTTGTATTTTTATCATATTTCAATCTCAATTATTTGCGGAGAAGAAAACCGCTATTTTTGCAGGTGGATGTTTTTGGTGTATGGAGGCCGATTTTGAAAAGCTTAACGGGGTCACAGATGTTAGTTCTGGTTTCTCTGGTGGGATAGAAGCGAATCCAACTTATAGGGGGAACCATGAAGGCCATTATGAGGTTGTCAGAGTAACTTACGATTCTAAGAAATTGAATTACAAAGAACTTTTAGATTACTATTGGATACATATAGATCCATTTGATTCAGAAGGACAATTTTGTGATAAAGGCCCAACATATAAAACGGCAATATTTGTCTCAAATTCAGAAGAACGAAAAATAGCACAAGAAAGCAAAAAAGGTATTGAAAATAGATTCCCTGGCCAATCAATAGCAACGGCGATACTAGATACAACAGATTTTTTTCCAATGAAAGGCAATGAAGAATATCATCAAGATTACTATAAAAAAAATCCCGTCAGATATAAACTATATCGATGGAATTGTGGTAGAGATCAAAGGTTGAATCAAATCTGGAATCATTAA
- a CDS encoding zinc-binding dehydrogenase produces the protein MFDSYGDLSYSDLKHLLKKNGKLILISGCLIDLICAPLISLLTPHQVFAGPASEKMQDYKNFMTLVENGNIKPMIDRIFDYYNINEAYQYIEKRNKTGSVALKMIDPID, from the coding sequence ATATTTGATAGTTATGGAGATCTGTCATACAGTGATTTGAAACATTTACTTAAGAAAAATGGAAAACTGATTCTCATTAGTGGCTGTTTAATAGATCTTATCTGTGCACCTTTAATTTCACTTTTGACTCCTCATCAGGTATTCGCAGGCCCTGCCAGCGAGAAAATGCAAGATTATAAAAATTTTATGACACTGGTTGAAAATGGTAATATTAAGCCAATGATTGATCGTATTTTTGATTATTATAATATCAACGAGGCGTATCAATATATTGAAAAAAGAAATAAAACAGGGAGTGTCGCTTTAAAAATGATCGATCCAATTGATTAA
- a CDS encoding NAD(P)-dependent alcohol dehydrogenase translates to MKALKCKNYSSGNNIEIVDLKIPTPNDNELLIRVHFSSVNTGDWRIKSLNVPRGFRLITRIFFGLFKPKRPILGTEISGVVSEIGNSVEKFKVNDEVIAMTGIKMGGHAQYICVDQNSTVMKKPINLTHEQAAICSFGGLCAYDFLVRRAKLNSDDEIMIIGASGSVGSMAIQIAKFLKSKITAVCSTKNFEYVKNLGASNVYTYKNNEHLKTDQ, encoded by the coding sequence ATGAAAGCACTTAAATGTAAAAACTATTCTTCTGGAAATAATATAGAAATAGTTGATTTAAAAATTCCGACTCCCAATGATAATGAACTACTCATAAGAGTTCATTTTTCATCTGTAAATACAGGAGACTGGAGAATTAAATCCCTAAATGTACCAAGAGGATTTAGACTCATCACAAGAATCTTTTTTGGTCTTTTTAAACCCAAACGGCCAATTTTAGGAACAGAAATTTCTGGAGTGGTTAGTGAGATTGGAAATTCTGTCGAAAAGTTTAAGGTAAATGATGAAGTAATTGCCATGACAGGTATTAAAATGGGAGGTCATGCTCAATATATTTGTGTCGATCAAAACTCTACAGTTATGAAAAAACCTATTAATCTCACTCATGAGCAAGCAGCGATATGCAGTTTCGGAGGACTTTGTGCTTATGATTTTTTAGTGAGAAGAGCAAAGTTAAATTCTGATGATGAAATTATGATCATTGGAGCAAGTGGAAGTGTTGGAAGCATGGCCATCCAAATAGCAAAATTTTTAAAATCAAAAATTACTGCCGTATGTAGCACTAAAAACTTCGAATATGTAAAAAATCTTGGAGCTTCAAACGTTTACACTTATAAAAATAATGAACACCTAAAAACAGATCAATAG
- a CDS encoding DUF481 domain-containing protein, translated as MKLCLIFLLLSISKLFAIIDMEVERTKGLNKTFYHNIAIALSGSKGNSNKQDIDIDLFHSFRKEKWHLFLTGQREFGKSNGQKSTDINFAHFRTSYYHTEGQAIELFYQYSSDQFKNLIRRNLFGAGYRFEFINLGAIGLALFQEFQKYKNKNESQMRANLYTGIDLKIVENVFYAITIYYQPVLNNPSDWRSMLKSSLSTMITNSLKSIVSFTWEQDSMPEEGIEKSDFNYKFGFAYNF; from the coding sequence TTGAAATTATGCCTAATCTTTTTACTTTTATCAATTTCTAAACTATTTGCAATAATAGATATGGAAGTTGAAAGAACTAAAGGTCTAAACAAAACATTTTACCATAATATTGCAATCGCCCTCTCTGGTTCAAAAGGAAATAGTAACAAGCAAGACATTGATATCGATCTTTTCCATTCTTTTAGAAAAGAGAAGTGGCATTTATTTTTAACCGGGCAAAGAGAGTTTGGTAAAAGTAATGGCCAAAAAAGCACGGATATAAACTTTGCCCATTTTAGAACTTCCTATTATCATACAGAAGGACAAGCAATTGAACTCTTCTATCAATATAGCTCAGATCAATTTAAAAATCTGATTCGCAGAAATCTTTTTGGTGCTGGATATCGATTTGAATTTATCAATCTCGGTGCAATTGGTTTGGCCCTTTTTCAAGAGTTTCAAAAATATAAAAATAAAAATGAATCCCAAATGAGAGCAAATCTATATACAGGAATTGATTTGAAAATTGTGGAAAATGTTTTCTATGCAATAACAATTTATTATCAACCAGTATTAAATAATCCAAGTGATTGGCGATCAATGTTAAAATCTTCATTGTCAACAATGATAACAAACTCACTGAAATCAATTGTTTCATTCACATGGGAACAAGACAGTATGCCTGAAGAAGGTATTGAAAAATCAGATTTCAATTATAAATTTGGTTTTGCTTATAATTTTTGA
- a CDS encoding DUF4214 domain-containing protein: MIKFLFLPYFIIFLTISCQFNKNQTIPELSTTTKNEIPQTQLINGILRYTIIDGDPDHQANRGYYTLETEQGHYIDLQASGISPTELNKLQINKPLSLFFKQANFSTINTQLDNGLDVIDALSVEQNIFSQLDLRPDDDDFFDMDIAFVILNFKNKRSPGLNENFIENFKAMLENSTWNKFRFNISQEDVYEYDIDKEYPGCQNWTSLGGTANSYISNNIKKHYDRIVTFIPNIEDDRNSCGWIGITNITSYKEKRSPPIVLRSRHPQVSAHEIGHTLGFGHSGVDDGDGKYTDNDYKFRYQDYSCIMGNGNNVTTMNAPKMLKINVLNPENGLRVVAKGDNILHALSYHPQDHGEASALIHKNYVFSLRSRNKELKGTSGLSKEYLGAISVHLITGKSVGNKPSSILLKLVRPGEIWETPDKEELRMQFIKYDPIHEEAILRFNGDIVDDDDYIRDGCLVYGLERISVSHEKRYFQSPFGYLNLNIAPSFVGKCRSEDFSFSVKSIDSSISIDSEVNNIEQDMTVVDQFNFQVPYSSFQLGDLYDVNVEVLYKNENIYNQDIRVNNQKCNPGSFGCEIQVECQKDPVYFLSVEDDIYKEGKEFKGELVVANNNGSQCEATRFIIEPYFSSNSGWEDSDFTISKKLDTNDHFKNSRLFYLKPLKAIRIPFKGIFTQKNFSKPLVIKLKQDENSKAYNIFINKTNFNQFDLDHHKFGPENINEFHKTGIEVKYDAKAFIEEIMYKQFLNRIVDKESLDYWLGIALQDKMTKLELFSRFMYPAIHEDQYNKMNNRTFVYYMYLRILGRKGEKAGIDYWTDELNKGMDRFQMAKNFVGSEEFHEKNAKYKLR, translated from the coding sequence ATGATTAAATTTTTATTTTTACCATATTTTATTATTTTCCTTACAATAAGTTGTCAGTTCAATAAAAATCAAACCATTCCAGAATTGTCAACGACTACTAAAAATGAAATTCCTCAAACACAATTAATAAATGGGATATTGAGATATACGATTATAGATGGAGATCCAGATCATCAAGCAAATCGGGGTTATTATACATTAGAAACAGAACAAGGTCACTATATTGATCTACAAGCTTCAGGTATATCACCCACTGAACTTAATAAATTACAAATCAATAAACCACTTTCTTTATTTTTCAAACAAGCTAATTTCTCAACTATCAATACTCAATTAGACAACGGTCTTGATGTAATAGATGCTCTATCAGTGGAACAAAATATCTTTTCTCAACTAGATTTAAGACCTGATGATGATGATTTTTTTGATATGGATATTGCATTTGTTATATTAAACTTTAAAAATAAAAGAAGTCCAGGTTTAAATGAAAACTTCATAGAAAATTTCAAAGCAATGCTTGAAAATTCTACATGGAACAAATTTAGATTTAATATCTCTCAAGAGGATGTATACGAATACGACATCGACAAAGAATATCCTGGCTGTCAAAACTGGACAAGCCTGGGAGGAACGGCAAATAGTTATATTTCAAACAATATCAAAAAACACTATGATCGGATTGTAACGTTTATTCCTAATATAGAGGATGATAGAAATAGTTGTGGGTGGATTGGAATAACAAATATCACAAGTTATAAAGAAAAAAGATCCCCTCCAATTGTTTTAAGAAGTAGACATCCACAAGTAAGCGCTCATGAAATCGGTCATACATTGGGATTTGGGCATTCTGGTGTCGATGATGGAGATGGTAAATACACTGATAACGATTATAAATTTAGATACCAGGATTATTCTTGTATTATGGGCAACGGTAACAACGTGACAACAATGAATGCTCCAAAAATGTTAAAAATTAATGTCCTTAATCCTGAAAATGGTCTAAGAGTTGTGGCAAAAGGAGATAATATTTTACACGCACTTTCCTATCACCCACAGGATCATGGCGAGGCCTCAGCACTCATACATAAAAATTATGTCTTTTCATTAAGATCCAGAAATAAAGAACTAAAGGGAACAAGTGGTTTAAGTAAAGAATATCTAGGCGCAATTTCAGTCCATTTAATAACTGGAAAAAGTGTGGGAAATAAACCTTCATCAATTTTACTCAAACTCGTAAGGCCAGGTGAAATTTGGGAAACACCTGATAAAGAAGAACTCAGAATGCAATTTATAAAATACGATCCTATTCATGAAGAAGCAATATTGCGTTTCAACGGAGACATTGTTGATGATGATGATTATATCAGAGATGGTTGTCTCGTTTATGGATTAGAAAGAATATCTGTAAGTCATGAAAAAAGATATTTTCAAAGTCCTTTTGGTTATTTAAATCTAAATATTGCCCCAAGTTTTGTTGGGAAATGTAGATCTGAAGATTTTTCTTTTTCCGTTAAATCAATAGATAGTTCAATTAGTATAGATTCTGAAGTAAATAATATTGAGCAAGACATGACTGTTGTAGATCAATTTAACTTCCAAGTCCCCTATTCATCTTTCCAATTAGGTGATCTTTATGATGTGAATGTTGAGGTTCTCTATAAAAATGAGAATATTTACAATCAAGACATTAGGGTTAATAACCAAAAATGTAACCCGGGTAGTTTTGGATGTGAAATCCAAGTAGAATGCCAAAAAGATCCTGTGTATTTTCTAAGTGTTGAAGATGATATTTACAAAGAAGGGAAAGAGTTCAAAGGAGAATTGGTAGTTGCCAATAATAATGGATCTCAATGTGAAGCAACTCGTTTTATTATTGAACCCTATTTTTCATCAAATAGTGGGTGGGAAGATTCCGATTTTACAATAAGTAAAAAACTAGATACAAACGATCATTTTAAAAATTCTAGACTTTTTTATTTGAAACCTCTTAAAGCAATAAGAATACCATTTAAAGGTATCTTTACACAGAAGAACTTTAGTAAACCTCTTGTCATAAAACTTAAGCAAGATGAAAACTCAAAAGCATACAATATTTTTATAAATAAAACCAACTTTAATCAATTCGATTTAGATCATCATAAATTCGGACCTGAAAATATAAATGAGTTTCACAAAACGGGTATTGAAGTTAAGTATGATGCGAAGGCCTTCATTGAAGAAATAATGTATAAGCAATTTTTAAATAGAATTGTAGACAAAGAATCTCTAGATTACTGGCTTGGTATTGCATTACAGGATAAAATGACAAAACTAGAGCTATTTTCAAGATTTATGTATCCTGCCATTCATGAAGATCAATATAATAAAATGAATAACCGTACTTTTGTCTATTACATGTATCTCAGAATTCTAGGAAGGAAAGGTGAAAAAGCTGGCATTGACTACTGGACAGATGAACTGAATAAGGGAATGGATCGATTTCAAATGGCCAAGAATTTTGTTGGGAGTGAAGAATTTCATGAAAAAAATGCAAAATACAAGCTTCGGTAG